GTCCACCGGTCGTGTTGGCGTCATTCGTCGTGCTCGTGGCCGTGTCCGCTCCCGCGCTGTAACCGATCGATGATCACGGGATCGATCTCCTCGAACGAGAGGGCGATACCACCGTGCTCGGCGGCGAACGCCTCCGCTTCCGCCTCGTCCGAGAAGGGGTGCAACGCCGGCCCCATCCCGCCCATCACCTCGCTCTCGGCGACGTAGGTGAGGTCGGCCGCCTCGCCGAAGGTCTCCGCCGCCGTCGGGGACGGCATCTGTAACCGGCCGTCCCGCTCCGTCAGTTCGTACTCGACCTGCGAGAAGTCGGTCACGTAGACGACGCGGGGCTCCCAGCCGCGATCGAGCCGACCGAAGTGATACGGGAACAGCCCGAACACCAGCGTGTGAAACCACGCCGGGTTCTCGCCCCGATCGGGCGCGTTTTCGGCGTAAAACACCTGTCCGTTCGCACCGCCGTGCCGTCCGATCACCATCCCGCCGTGGTCGTCGTACTTTCCACCGGAGAGGTCGA
The window above is part of the Natronomonas salsuginis genome. Proteins encoded here:
- a CDS encoding nitrous oxide reductase accessory protein NosL is translated as MNRRALLASGIILAGGGLAGCLGRGASGMEGDVPEPVDLSGGKYDDHGGMVIGRHGGANGQVFYAENAPDRGENPAWFHTLVFGLFPYHFGRLDRGWEPRVVYVTDFSQVEYELTERDGRLQMPSPTAAETFGEAADLTYVAESEVMGGMGPALHPFSDEAEAEAFAAEHGGIALSFEEIDPVIIDRLQRGSGHGHEHDE